GTACAGGATTTGCGAGGCCTGACGGCGACCGAGGATTTTAACCGTGAACTTATCACGGAAGCAGAACTCGCTGAAACCGTCAGGACTGAGTTCTTTGCAGATTATACCGACGAGGAAGCCCAGCAAGATGCTCTTGCCCTGGGAACTCTCGGACTTCTCCCTCCGGATTTTAACTTGAAGCAATGGTACACCGATCTTTATAGCGAACAGATCGCGGGTTATTACGATGATGAGATCAAGACCATGTTTGTGGTGCAGGATACAGGTTTTGGTGGTTATGAGAAGCTGACCTATGCCCATGAATATACCCATGTCTTGCAGGATCAGGTTTATGGCTTTGATGACATACTGGATATGAGTGAAGAAGCCTGCCAGGCGGATTCGGAGAAATGTGCTGCCATCCAGGCTGTGGTCGAAGGTGATGCCACCGTTTCGGAACTGCTCTGGTTCAGTGAAAACGGCACGCGGGCGGACTATAACGACATTATGGATATGTATGATAGCTTTGAATCCCCTGTGATGGATTCAGCGCCACCCTACATGGAAGCCGATCTGTATTTCCCCTATGAAGCTGGTCAGGTTTTTGTTGAGACCTTTATGGAAGAGGGCGGGTATGCCAGTTTGGCTGAGGTCTATGACAATTTACCTGTGTCCACAGAGCAGATCATGCACCCGGAGCGCTACCCGGCTGACACCCCGATCCCGGTGGACTTGCCCGATATGACGGATATCCTTGGTGAGGGCTGGGCTCTTTATGACCAGAACGTGATGGGCGAATGGTATACCTACCTGATCCTCAATAAGGCTTATGACCTCGACTGGCAGCTTTCTGATGAAACCGCCGGCGAGGCTGCCGAAGGTTGGGGCGGAGATGCCTATGCTATCTATCTGAATGAGGATACCAATCAGGTTGTTTTTATCCTGGATTATGTCTGGGATTCAAATGCTGATGCGGAAGAATTTGCGACCGCTTTTCGAAGTTATGCAGACGCCCGCTGGAATTCAACCGACTCCTTCATCCTTGGCCATTATGCCTGGACGGGTGTGGATGGCGTGATTGATTTCTTCCAAAACGGTGCTCGTACCGTCTGGGTGATTGCACCAGACACACAAATTATCGAATCGTTGATGTTTGAACTGGAATGAACGGAAGACCTGAGGGTTTTGGCGAATTAGACCGCTCGCGTGTGCGCGGGTTGCTATTTGATGTTGATGGCACGCTGAGTGACACCGACGATCATTGGGTGCAGCGCTTTACAAAACGGTTGACCCCGTTTTCAGGTCTGTTTGCTGATCGTGATCCGAAAAGGTTCGCCCGTTGGGTTGTGATGTCAGTCGAGACGCCCGCCAACTTTCTTTATAGTTTGGCTGATCGCGTTGGCATAGACAAACCCATCTTCACATTTGTAAATTGGTTGTTCCAAAAAAGCCGGTCCCGTAGCGCTATCCAGGACCGGTTTTTAATTATCCCCGGCGTCAAAGAGATGCTAGCAAGACTGCACGGGAAATTCCCGATGGCGGTGGTCAGCGCCAGGGACGAAAAGACAACCCTGGCTTTTTTGGATCTATTTGGGTTGACACCCTACTTTGATGTCGTAGTCACGGCCCATACCTGCGAACATACCAAACCTTTCCCTGAACCAGTGATCTATGCCGCCGAAGCGCTGGGGCTGGACCCTGATCAATGCTTGATGATCGGTGACACTATCGTGGATATCAAAGCCGGTAAGCTGGCCGGTGCGCAGACTGTGGCTGTACTTTGCGGATTTGGGCAGCGGCAAGAGTTGGAGCGGGTTGGTGCAAATGTCATCCTCGATAGTTCGGCAGAGTTGGATAGCTTTCTCGTCGCAGAACATCTAGAATAGGGTTGATGTTGGCTGATATGGAAAACAAGTATCCCTACCCTCGATATCAATTTAGACGGGGTGTATTGAAGGCTGGGATTTCACCTCTGGCACATATCTTATCCCGTTTTACGATCGTGGGTAAAAAGAATATTCCCACGGATGGCCCTTTGATCGTGGTCACCAATCACTTCCATTTTATTGATGCCCCAATTCTGATCCTGGCTGCCCCCTGGCCGCTGGAATTTCTGGCTGATTTTCAGATGCCCAATGTCCCCCCATACCTAAAATTCTTACCGGATTTCTACGGCACCTATGATGTGGAGCAGGGTACGCCTAATTTAGAGGCATTGCGGGCATCAGAGGCTGTCCTGCGACAGAAGGGTGTTTTAGGCATCTTCCCGGAAGGGCGCGTTCACCAACCGCCATTGAAACCCGCTTTGCCTGGTGCCGCCTTTCTGGCGCTGCGCACCGGAGCCCCTATCTTGCCCGTGGGAATCTACAGTGATAACCACTGGGATATCTTTGGTATGATCAAACAAACCGGCCGGAGGATACGGGCGTATTGTCAGTTTGGGCCAGTGTTTGGGCCGCTGAAATCGGATAACCCCCGTCGGCCTTCCCGTGCTGAGATCACTGAAGCAGGAGTGCAGATCATGTCCGCAATTGCTGCTCAGCTCCCGGAAGAGATGCGGGGCGAATACTCGGCGGATTGAGGTTTCGTAACCTTTCTTGTGTTTTTGGTTATAATATTTGTCACGCCTGAGCGAGTAGATGCAAATGGGGCAGGCGATTACCTTTGGAGCCAAGCAACTGGAGCGCACTGATGAAAGATGAGACCGCAATCCAACCCTATGTCCAAAAATACCCCTGGCCACGGCGCCGATTTATCCGCGGCTTGCTATCTGGTGGTATTGATGTGGCAGCCACCCTTTTGACCAATTGGGAGATTATCGGCAAGGAAAATCTGCCCAAAGAAGGGCCGTTGTTAATTGTAGGGAATCATTTCCATTTTCTCGATACAATTGCCCCGATCTACAGCACACGCTGGCCTTTGGAATTCATTGGTGATTTTCAGATGCCCA
This Chloroflexota bacterium DNA region includes the following protein-coding sequences:
- a CDS encoding HAD-IA family hydrolase, with the translated sequence MNGRPEGFGELDRSRVRGLLFDVDGTLSDTDDHWVQRFTKRLTPFSGLFADRDPKRFARWVVMSVETPANFLYSLADRVGIDKPIFTFVNWLFQKSRSRSAIQDRFLIIPGVKEMLARLHGKFPMAVVSARDEKTTLAFLDLFGLTPYFDVVVTAHTCEHTKPFPEPVIYAAEALGLDPDQCLMIGDTIVDIKAGKLAGAQTVAVLCGFGQRQELERVGANVILDSSAELDSFLVAEHLE
- a CDS encoding 1-acyl-sn-glycerol-3-phosphate acyltransferase yields the protein MLADMENKYPYPRYQFRRGVLKAGISPLAHILSRFTIVGKKNIPTDGPLIVVTNHFHFIDAPILILAAPWPLEFLADFQMPNVPPYLKFLPDFYGTYDVEQGTPNLEALRASEAVLRQKGVLGIFPEGRVHQPPLKPALPGAAFLALRTGAPILPVGIYSDNHWDIFGMIKQTGRRIRAYCQFGPVFGPLKSDNPRRPSRAEITEAGVQIMSAIAAQLPEEMRGEYSAD